From one Formosa sediminum genomic stretch:
- the metH gene encoding methionine synthase: protein MMDNEANNEQHTTNNKPKYLSLSGLEPLVVTPESNFINVGERTNVTGSRKFLRLIKEEKYDEALDVARDQVEGGAQIIDVNMDEGMLDGAEAMVKFLNLIASEPDIARVPIMIDSSKWDIIEAGLQVVQGKSVVNSISLKEGEAAFIHHAKLVKRYGAAMVVMAFDEDGQADTYQRRIDICKRSYDILVDKVGFPPQDIIFDPNIFPVATGMEEHRLNALDFFNATKWIRENLPYANVSGGVSNVSFSFRGNTVVREAINSAFLYHAIKHGMNIGIVNPTMLEVYDEIPKDLLEHVEDVLFDRRDDATERLLDFAETVKGDKKVDEAKVLEWRSHALQDRITHALVKGIDAFIIEDVEEARLASKKPIEVIEGHLMIGMNVVGDLFGSGKMFLPQVVKSARVMKKAVAYLQPFIEAEKDGKQEFAGKILMATVKGDVHDIGKNIVSVVLGCNNYEIVDLGVMVPPEKIIETAKAENVDAIGLSGLITPSLDEMVYLSKEMEKQKFTIPLLIGGATTSRAHSAVKIAPNYTHAVVHVNDASRAVTVVGNLLQEDSKVYKEQIREEYEKFREQFLKRGKKKNFVTIEDARKRKFKIDWSTSEITKPKELGIQVIQDFDLKKLEDFIDWSPFFRSWDLHGRYPDILEDDVVGPQAKELFADAKILLKRVLDEKLLGAKAIFGLFPANTINDDDIEIYDEDGKVKVTFLTLRQQLDKREGVPNFALSDFVAPKDSGVQDYMGCFCVSTGFGTAELAKQFEANHDDYNSIMIKAIADRLAEAFAEYLHKEIRTNHWGYATNEQLPNEELIKESYNGIRPAPGYPACPDHLEKKTIWKLLKVKEEIGVEITDSLAMWPAASVSGYYFANKEAKYFGLGKITQDQLVDYAKRRGISNEEAEKWLSPTLAD from the coding sequence ATGATGGATAACGAAGCCAATAACGAACAACATACAACGAATAACAAACCCAAATATTTAAGTCTTTCTGGGTTGGAACCTTTAGTGGTTACTCCAGAAAGTAATTTTATAAATGTAGGAGAACGTACCAATGTTACGGGGTCTAGAAAATTCTTAAGATTAATTAAGGAAGAAAAGTACGACGAAGCCTTGGATGTAGCCAGAGACCAAGTAGAAGGCGGTGCTCAAATTATCGATGTTAATATGGACGAAGGCATGTTAGATGGTGCAGAAGCCATGGTGAAATTCCTGAATTTAATTGCTTCAGAACCAGACATTGCTCGTGTTCCTATTATGATAGATAGTTCTAAATGGGATATTATTGAAGCAGGTTTGCAAGTTGTTCAAGGGAAGTCGGTAGTAAATTCTATCAGTTTAAAAGAAGGTGAAGCCGCTTTTATTCATCATGCTAAATTGGTAAAACGTTATGGTGCTGCAATGGTAGTTATGGCGTTCGATGAAGATGGTCAGGCCGATACCTACCAGCGTCGTATCGATATTTGTAAGCGGTCTTACGATATCTTGGTCGATAAAGTTGGTTTTCCACCACAAGATATTATTTTCGACCCTAATATATTTCCTGTAGCCACAGGTATGGAAGAGCACCGCTTAAACGCCTTAGATTTCTTTAACGCAACAAAGTGGATTCGAGAAAATTTACCCTATGCAAATGTGTCTGGAGGCGTAAGTAATGTGTCGTTTTCGTTTAGAGGAAATACAGTAGTTCGTGAAGCTATAAACTCGGCATTTTTATATCATGCCATTAAACATGGTATGAATATCGGGATTGTAAACCCAACCATGTTGGAGGTTTACGACGAAATTCCTAAAGACCTTTTAGAACATGTTGAAGATGTATTATTTGATAGAAGAGATGATGCTACAGAACGGTTATTAGATTTTGCAGAAACAGTAAAAGGCGATAAAAAAGTAGATGAGGCCAAAGTTTTAGAATGGCGTAGTCATGCATTACAAGATAGAATTACACACGCTTTGGTAAAGGGAATTGATGCTTTTATTATTGAAGATGTAGAAGAAGCTCGTTTAGCTTCTAAAAAACCTATTGAGGTTATAGAAGGCCACTTAATGATAGGGATGAATGTGGTAGGAGATTTATTTGGAAGCGGAAAAATGTTCTTACCGCAGGTTGTAAAGTCGGCACGGGTAATGAAAAAAGCTGTCGCTTACTTACAACCTTTTATTGAAGCCGAAAAAGATGGAAAGCAAGAATTTGCTGGAAAAATATTAATGGCCACTGTAAAAGGCGATGTGCACGATATTGGAAAAAATATAGTAAGCGTTGTACTTGGATGTAACAATTATGAAATTGTAGATTTAGGTGTTATGGTGCCGCCAGAAAAAATTATAGAAACGGCTAAAGCAGAAAATGTAGATGCCATTGGCTTAAGCGGATTAATTACACCGTCGTTAGACGAGATGGTATATTTGTCTAAGGAAATGGAAAAACAAAAATTTACCATTCCGTTACTTATCGGAGGAGCTACAACTTCTCGAGCGCATTCAGCGGTTAAAATTGCACCAAACTATACGCATGCTGTTGTACATGTAAACGATGCTTCTAGAGCTGTAACCGTGGTAGGGAATTTACTTCAAGAAGATAGTAAAGTTTATAAAGAACAAATTCGCGAAGAATACGAAAAGTTCCGTGAACAATTCTTAAAACGCGGGAAGAAAAAGAATTTTGTAACTATAGAAGATGCGCGTAAACGTAAGTTTAAGATTGATTGGAGTACATCCGAAATTACAAAACCAAAAGAATTAGGAATTCAAGTTATTCAAGATTTCGACCTTAAAAAACTAGAAGATTTTATAGATTGGAGTCCGTTTTTTAGAAGTTGGGATTTACACGGTAGATATCCAGATATTCTAGAAGATGACGTGGTTGGGCCACAAGCAAAAGAATTATTTGCAGACGCAAAAATTTTATTAAAACGTGTTCTCGATGAAAAATTATTAGGCGCTAAAGCAATTTTTGGATTGTTTCCTGCCAATACTATAAACGATGACGATATTGAAATTTATGATGAAGATGGTAAAGTAAAAGTCACGTTTTTAACCTTACGCCAGCAGTTAGATAAACGCGAAGGTGTGCCTAATTTTGCACTGTCAGATTTTGTTGCTCCTAAAGATTCCGGAGTTCAAGATTATATGGGATGTTTTTGTGTGAGTACAGGTTTTGGTACAGCCGAATTGGCCAAGCAGTTTGAAGCAAATCATGACGATTACAATTCAATCATGATTAAAGCAATAGCCGATCGTTTAGCTGAAGCTTTTGCCGAATACTTGCATAAAGAAATTAGAACAAATCATTGGGGATACGCTACAAACGAGCAACTTCCTAATGAAGAATTAATTAAAGAAAGCTATAACGGTATTCGTCCAGCACCAGGTTATCCAGCTTGTCCAGATCACTTAGAGAAGAAAACCATTTGGAAACTTTTAAAAGTTAAAGAAGAAATAGGTGTAGAAATTACCGATAGTTTAGCCATGTGGCCAGCGGCAAGTGTGAGTGGTTATTATTTTGCGAACAAAGAAGCCAAATATTTTGGTCTAGGTAAAATTACACAAGACCAGTTGGTAGATTACGCTAAACGTCGCGGTATTAGTAATGAAGAAGCAGAAAAATGGTTGAGTCCAACCCTAGCCGATTAA
- a CDS encoding four helix bundle protein, whose product MNYTELDVWKQARVIVKMVYELTKSFPPEELYGLTNQLRRCVISVPSNIAEGVGRQSQKETIHFLYIAKGSINEVETQLYLSFDLGYISEDDLKHNIDKLIINKKLLNGFINYYKKL is encoded by the coding sequence ATGAATTATACAGAATTAGATGTATGGAAACAAGCTAGAGTTATAGTGAAAATGGTTTATGAATTAACGAAATCATTTCCGCCAGAAGAACTTTACGGTTTGACAAATCAGCTAAGGAGATGTGTAATTTCGGTCCCTTCAAATATAGCAGAAGGTGTAGGAAGACAATCGCAAAAAGAAACGATTCATTTTTTATACATTGCAAAAGGGTCTATTAATGAGGTTGAAACCCAATTATATTTATCTTTTGATTTAGGATATATTTCAGAAGACGATTTAAAACACAATATTGATAAATTGATTATTAATAAAAAACTGCTTAACGGTTTTATTAATTATTATAAAAAGTTATGA
- a CDS encoding homocysteine S-methyltransferase family protein has product MSNIYQAIQQRILVLDGAMGTMLQRYNFSEEDFRGERFKDYPSPLKGNNDLLSLTQPKAIADVHRKYFEAGADIVETNTFSGTTIAMADYDMEDLVYELNFESARIAKQVAEEMTKANPEKPRFVAGSIGPTNRTASLSPDVNRPEYRAVTFEELRKAYHQQTEALLDGGVDLLLVETIFDTLNAKAALFAIDQVQEERGIKIPIMVSGTITDASGRTLSGQTVEAFLLSISHIPLLSVGFNCALGADQLQPYLSRLANETEFYTSAHPNAGLPNAFGEYDQTAEQMQVLIENYLKENIINIIGGCCGTTPEHIKLIAEVAAKYKPRQAAVSI; this is encoded by the coding sequence ATGTCAAACATTTATCAAGCCATTCAACAACGTATTTTAGTACTAGACGGTGCTATGGGTACCATGTTGCAACGTTATAATTTTTCTGAAGAAGATTTTAGAGGTGAGCGCTTTAAAGATTATCCGTCGCCTTTAAAAGGGAATAACGATTTGTTGTCTTTAACACAGCCTAAAGCAATTGCAGATGTACACCGAAAGTATTTTGAAGCTGGAGCAGATATTGTAGAAACCAATACCTTTTCGGGAACTACAATTGCTATGGCAGATTACGACATGGAGGATTTAGTGTACGAACTTAATTTTGAATCGGCTAGAATTGCTAAGCAAGTAGCAGAGGAAATGACTAAAGCAAATCCAGAAAAACCTAGATTTGTTGCAGGAAGTATTGGGCCTACAAACCGTACCGCAAGTTTATCGCCAGATGTTAACCGTCCAGAATATCGTGCCGTGACTTTTGAAGAATTAAGAAAAGCCTATCATCAGCAAACAGAAGCGTTGTTAGATGGTGGCGTAGATTTACTTTTAGTAGAAACAATTTTTGATACACTTAATGCCAAAGCAGCATTATTTGCTATAGACCAAGTTCAGGAAGAACGCGGTATTAAAATTCCAATTATGGTATCTGGAACAATTACAGATGCGTCTGGTAGAACACTATCTGGGCAAACCGTAGAAGCTTTTTTATTGTCTATTTCTCATATTCCACTTTTAAGTGTAGGGTTTAATTGTGCTTTAGGAGCCGATCAGTTACAACCCTATTTAAGTCGACTAGCCAACGAAACAGAATTTTATACCTCTGCGCATCCTAATGCAGGACTGCCAAATGCTTTTGGAGAATACGACCAAACGGCAGAGCAAATGCAAGTACTTATAGAAAATTATTTAAAAGAAAACATCATTAATATTATTGGAGGTTGTTGTGGTACAACTCCAGAGCACATTAAATTAATAGCAGAAGTTGCTGCAAAATACAAACCAAGACAAGCTGCCGTTAGTATTTAG
- the cysM gene encoding cysteine synthase CysM, which yields MIKPRSIINQIGNTPLVEASHLHQNPNVTLLLKLEGNNPGGSVKDRAAFNMINEALKRGDIKKGDTLVEATSGNTGIALAFIAPLLGVNMVLIMPENSTEERIKTMRAYGAELILTSSDVGIEGARDYAIKLRDEKGYFMLNQFSNPDNWKAHYKTTGPEIWEATEGKITHFVSAMGTTGTIMGVSTFLKEKNKDITIVGAQPKDGAKIPGIRKWPEAYLPEIFDKTKVDQVVDVSEEDAKATTQRLAKEEGVFAGMSSGGSVASALKIIENLESGVVVAIICDRGDRYLSSPLFDN from the coding sequence ATGATTAAACCAAGAAGTATTATAAACCAAATTGGAAATACGCCATTAGTTGAAGCCTCACATTTACACCAAAATCCTAATGTTACTTTACTTCTAAAATTAGAAGGAAATAATCCTGGCGGAAGTGTAAAAGATAGAGCTGCTTTTAATATGATTAACGAAGCCTTAAAACGTGGAGACATAAAAAAAGGAGATACTTTGGTTGAAGCAACTAGTGGAAATACGGGTATTGCTTTAGCTTTTATCGCACCTTTATTAGGTGTAAATATGGTGCTTATAATGCCAGAAAACTCTACTGAAGAGCGTATAAAAACCATGCGGGCTTATGGTGCAGAGTTAATTTTAACATCCAGTGATGTTGGTATAGAAGGTGCTCGAGATTATGCTATTAAATTGCGTGACGAAAAAGGGTATTTTATGCTCAATCAATTCTCTAATCCCGATAATTGGAAAGCACATTATAAAACTACCGGACCCGAAATTTGGGAAGCTACTGAAGGTAAAATCACTCATTTTGTATCGGCCATGGGAACAACAGGAACCATAATGGGTGTGTCTACATTTTTAAAAGAAAAAAATAAGGATATTACCATTGTTGGGGCACAGCCTAAAGACGGTGCTAAAATTCCGGGCATTCGTAAATGGCCAGAAGCGTATTTGCCAGAAATTTTCGATAAAACTAAAGTCGACCAAGTCGTAGATGTTAGTGAAGAAGATGCTAAGGCAACAACACAGCGTTTGGCCAAAGAAGAAGGTGTGTTTGCAGGTATGAGTAGTGGAGGATCTGTGGCAAGTGCCTTAAAAATCATAGAAAATTTAGAATCCGGTGTTGTCGTTGCTATAATTTGCGACCGAGGAGATCGTTATTTATCGTCGCCATTATTCGATAATTAG
- the epsC gene encoding serine O-acetyltransferase EpsC → MVEDTKLQNKLVSKIYNVRLKESIATFTKNLFYVMFDDEPATELQHLENLFVDMSSKLEIEDAFNIWETFKFNLPSIRRRLDLDAVAIEQHDPAAKSLGEVYLAYPGFYAIAIYRLSHELFELNVPIIPRMMSEYAHGVTGTDIHPGAQIGDSFFIDHATGIVIGETSIIKNNVKIYQGVTLGGVQVKKSLSATKRHPTIEDNVIIYANATILGGDVVIGANSIIGANVCVTVSIPEGSILTYQKEFNIRSRNHD, encoded by the coding sequence ATGGTTGAAGACACAAAATTGCAAAATAAATTAGTTTCAAAAATATATAATGTCAGACTTAAAGAATCGATAGCAACATTTACTAAAAATTTATTTTATGTAATGTTCGATGATGAGCCTGCTACAGAACTGCAGCATCTAGAAAATCTATTCGTAGATATGAGTAGTAAATTAGAGATTGAAGATGCTTTTAACATATGGGAAACCTTCAAGTTTAACTTACCAAGCATAAGACGTCGCCTAGATTTAGATGCTGTAGCTATTGAACAACACGATCCCGCAGCTAAAAGCTTAGGCGAGGTATATTTAGCCTATCCGGGATTTTATGCTATTGCTATTTATAGATTAAGTCATGAGTTGTTCGAGTTAAATGTGCCTATTATTCCGCGTATGATGAGTGAATATGCACATGGGGTAACCGGTACAGATATACATCCTGGTGCTCAAATTGGGGACTCTTTTTTTATAGATCATGCCACAGGAATTGTTATAGGCGAAACGTCAATAATTAAAAACAATGTGAAGATTTATCAAGGGGTAACCTTGGGAGGTGTTCAGGTTAAAAAAAGCTTGTCTGCTACTAAACGTCATCCTACCATAGAAGATAATGTTATTATTTATGCCAACGCTACCATTTTAGGAGGCGATGTGGTTATTGGAGCAAACTCTATAATTGGTGCCAATGTTTGCGTTACAGTTTCTATTCCAGAAGGCTCCATTCTAACTTATCAAAAAGAGTTTAATATTAGATCTCGAAACCATGATTAA
- a CDS encoding NAD(P)/FAD-dependent oxidoreductase, producing MIQTDILIIGAGPTGLFTVFEAGLLKLKCHLIDALPQPGGQCSELYPKKPIYDIPGFPEVLAGDLTKNLLEQGKQFEPGFTLGERAETIDKQEDGSFIVTTNKGTKHQAPVVAIAGGLGSFEPRKPLIDNIAKYEDHGVDYFIKDPEKYRGKRVVISGGGDSALDWSIFLADVASEVTLIHRRNEFRGALDSVEKVQELKLLGKINLVTPAEVVGVSGENHIEGVTVKKGEEEFSIDTDFFIPLFGLSPKLGPIGNWGLEIEKNAIKVDNALDYQTNIPGIYAIGDVNTYPGKLKLILCGFHEATLMCQSAYKIINPGKKYVLKYTTVSGIDGFDGSRKEAPKAVVQAIV from the coding sequence ATGATACAAACAGATATACTAATAATAGGAGCAGGGCCAACAGGATTATTCACTGTGTTTGAAGCAGGATTATTAAAATTAAAATGTCATTTAATTGATGCATTGCCACAGCCAGGAGGACAATGTTCAGAACTATATCCTAAAAAACCGATTTACGATATTCCAGGATTTCCAGAAGTACTAGCAGGAGATTTAACTAAAAACTTATTAGAACAAGGAAAGCAATTTGAGCCAGGTTTTACATTAGGAGAACGTGCCGAAACGATTGATAAACAAGAAGACGGGTCGTTTATTGTAACCACTAATAAAGGTACAAAACATCAAGCACCAGTAGTTGCTATTGCGGGAGGTTTAGGTTCTTTCGAACCTAGAAAGCCATTAATAGACAATATTGCAAAGTATGAAGACCATGGTGTAGATTACTTTATTAAAGACCCAGAAAAGTATAGAGGTAAACGTGTTGTTATTTCTGGTGGAGGAGATTCTGCTTTAGATTGGAGTATCTTTTTAGCCGATGTAGCTTCAGAAGTTACCCTTATACACAGACGTAACGAATTCCGTGGCGCTTTAGATTCAGTAGAAAAAGTTCAAGAATTAAAACTTCTAGGAAAAATTAATTTAGTAACACCTGCAGAAGTTGTTGGGGTTTCTGGAGAAAATCATATCGAAGGTGTAACGGTTAAGAAAGGTGAAGAAGAATTTTCTATAGATACAGATTTTTTCATTCCTTTATTCGGATTATCTCCTAAATTAGGACCTATCGGGAACTGGGGCTTAGAAATTGAAAAGAATGCCATTAAAGTAGATAATGCATTAGATTATCAGACTAATATTCCTGGAATTTATGCAATTGGAGATGTAAATACATATCCAGGGAAATTAAAGTTAATTCTTTGTGGATTCCATGAAGCCACTTTAATGTGCCAATCTGCCTATAAAATTATTAATCCAGGTAAAAAGTATGTGCTTAAGTACACAACTGTAAGCGGAATTGATGGTTTTGATGGTTCTCGAAAAGAGGCACCTAAAGCAGTTGTGCAAGCAATTGTATAA
- the cobA gene encoding uroporphyrinogen-III C-methyltransferase — MQTTNNIPKLTVVGAGPGDPDLISLKAIKAIESADIILYDALINVDLLKYASAAKEVIFVGKRKGCYAYQQEQINELIVQRAKRFGHVVRLKGGDPFVFGRGAEEIDYAKANNLKVNVIPGMSSALAVPTNQGIPLTKRGVSESFWVITGTTKKHEVSSDIALAAKSSATVVILMGMSKLAEIVTLFSQENKQDLPVAIIQNGTYANENIGVGTISTIRGIVKAKQLSAPAIIVIGEVVKERTSLNRIKTELHELKSAF, encoded by the coding sequence ATGCAAACAACTAACAACATACCAAAATTAACGGTAGTAGGTGCCGGTCCAGGAGATCCAGATTTAATTTCGCTGAAAGCAATTAAAGCTATAGAATCTGCAGATATTATCCTGTACGACGCACTTATAAATGTAGACTTGCTTAAGTATGCTTCTGCAGCTAAAGAAGTAATTTTTGTAGGGAAACGCAAAGGGTGTTATGCCTATCAACAGGAACAAATTAATGAGCTTATTGTACAACGTGCAAAGCGCTTTGGTCATGTGGTTCGATTAAAAGGCGGCGATCCATTTGTTTTTGGAAGAGGCGCAGAGGAAATAGATTATGCCAAGGCTAACAATCTTAAAGTAAATGTTATTCCGGGTATGTCTTCTGCCTTAGCAGTTCCTACTAACCAAGGTATTCCGCTAACAAAACGCGGGGTTTCAGAAAGTTTTTGGGTCATTACAGGAACAACTAAAAAGCACGAGGTTTCTAGCGATATTGCTTTAGCAGCAAAATCTTCTGCTACAGTTGTTATCCTTATGGGGATGAGTAAGCTGGCGGAAATTGTAACGTTGTTTTCACAAGAAAATAAGCAAGACTTGCCTGTAGCTATTATTCAGAATGGAACTTATGCTAACGAAAACATAGGTGTTGGTACTATAAGTACTATTCGAGGTATAGTTAAAGCAAAACAATTAAGTGCGCCTGCCATTATTGTAATTGGAGAAGTCGTTAAAGAGCGCACAAGTTTAAATAGAATAAAAACCGAATTACACGAATTAAAATCGGCGTTTTAG
- a CDS encoding HEPN domain-containing protein, producing the protein MQSFRSEIENPVVEQDIIELEKKIRLFNEGSITDESFRSLRLARGIYGQRQPGVQMIRIKLPYGKVTSNQLLRISDVSDRFSTGRLHITTRQDIQIHYVSIDDTPELWSQLEQDDITLREACGNTVRNVTASETAGIDVNEPFDVTPYAHATFQFFLRNPICQEMGRKFKISFSSSDADTALSYIHDLGFIPKIKDGERGFKVLLGGGLGSQPRHADVIYEFLPTYKIIPLIESVLRIFDRHGERARRMKARMKFLIKEYGIEKFLELVDAEQKALSHQEVHIDVSDETVKLANVAIPEVQIEDENAYNSWRALNVIPQKQDGLFAIGIKVKLGDFYTDRARKLAALIKNYAADELRFSLRQNILIRHVKEDLLPFFYQELKALDFVETGYNATTDITACPGTDTCNLGIASSTGMADELERVLYSEYPQYINNQDVTIKISGCMNACGQHNMAHIGFQGMSIRTKDKLVAPAVQVLLGGGVLGHGEGRFADKVIKLPSKRGPQALRLILDDFEANANPGESFLEYYDRQEGQKYFYNFLVTLSDTENLQPSDFIDWGNNEEYKQEVGVGECAGVVIDLVATLLFEAKEKLDKAIDVFETTDKWADAIYLAYTANVNAAKALLLSEDVKTNSQANIISLFDDTFIESNKISLEAGTTFSDFVYQINKNEPTQEFATTYINQTKAFFNIIDVFRSRELVNANN; encoded by the coding sequence ATGCAAAGTTTTAGATCAGAAATAGAAAATCCAGTTGTAGAACAAGACATCATTGAATTAGAGAAGAAAATTCGATTATTTAATGAAGGTAGTATAACGGACGAAAGTTTTAGAAGTTTACGTTTAGCACGAGGAATTTACGGTCAGCGTCAGCCAGGTGTACAAATGATTCGTATTAAATTACCGTATGGAAAAGTAACCTCTAATCAGTTATTGAGAATATCTGATGTTTCCGATCGTTTTTCAACAGGAAGACTTCATATTACAACACGTCAGGATATTCAAATTCATTACGTGAGTATTGATGATACTCCAGAATTATGGTCGCAATTAGAACAAGACGATATAACCTTGCGTGAAGCTTGTGGTAATACGGTTAGAAACGTAACTGCTAGCGAAACGGCTGGTATAGACGTTAACGAGCCTTTTGATGTTACACCATATGCACATGCTACATTTCAGTTTTTCTTACGTAATCCAATTTGTCAAGAAATGGGGCGTAAATTTAAAATATCGTTTTCATCATCAGACGCAGATACGGCCTTAAGTTATATTCACGATTTAGGATTTATTCCTAAAATAAAAGATGGTGAACGCGGATTTAAAGTGCTTCTTGGTGGCGGATTAGGGTCTCAACCAAGGCATGCCGATGTTATTTATGAGTTTTTACCAACCTATAAAATCATCCCTTTAATTGAAAGTGTATTACGTATTTTCGATCGTCATGGTGAACGTGCTAGACGTATGAAAGCTCGTATGAAATTTTTAATTAAAGAATACGGGATAGAGAAATTTTTAGAGTTGGTGGATGCAGAACAAAAAGCTTTATCTCATCAAGAAGTACATATTGATGTTAGTGATGAAACTGTAAAATTAGCTAACGTAGCTATCCCTGAAGTGCAAATTGAAGATGAAAATGCCTACAACAGTTGGAGAGCTTTAAATGTAATTCCACAAAAACAAGATGGATTATTTGCTATTGGAATTAAAGTTAAATTAGGAGATTTTTATACAGATAGAGCAAGAAAATTAGCCGCATTAATTAAAAATTATGCAGCAGATGAATTACGTTTTTCATTAAGACAAAACATTTTAATTCGTCATGTTAAAGAAGACTTGTTACCATTCTTTTATCAAGAATTAAAAGCATTAGATTTTGTTGAAACTGGCTACAACGCGACAACAGATATTACAGCTTGTCCAGGAACAGATACCTGTAATTTAGGTATTGCAAGTAGTACGGGAATGGCAGACGAGCTAGAGAGAGTATTATACTCAGAATATCCGCAATATATAAACAATCAGGATGTCACTATTAAAATTAGTGGGTGTATGAATGCTTGTGGACAACACAACATGGCACACATTGGTTTTCAAGGGATGTCTATTCGTACTAAAGATAAACTAGTTGCTCCTGCAGTGCAAGTGTTATTAGGAGGAGGTGTTTTAGGACATGGAGAAGGACGTTTTGCAGATAAGGTAATTAAATTGCCATCTAAAAGAGGGCCTCAAGCATTGCGTTTAATCTTAGACGATTTCGAAGCAAATGCAAATCCAGGCGAATCGTTTTTAGAGTATTACGACAGACAAGAAGGACAAAAATATTTTTATAATTTTTTAGTGACTTTGTCCGATACCGAAAATTTACAGCCTAGCGATTTTATTGATTGGGGAAATAATGAAGAATACAAACAAGAAGTTGGAGTAGGAGAATGTGCAGGTGTTGTTATCGATTTAGTGGCTACTTTATTATTTGAGGCGAAAGAAAAATTAGACAAAGCTATAGATGTTTTTGAGACTACAGATAAGTGGGCAGACGCTATTTATTTAGCATATACTGCTAATGTTAATGCAGCAAAAGCGTTATTATTATCTGAAGATGTTAAGACAAATTCGCAAGCAAACATTATAAGCTTGTTTGACGATACATTTATTGAGAGTAATAAAATAAGTTTAGAAGCAGGTACTACTTTTTCTGATTTTGTTTATCAAATCAATAAAAACGAACCAACACAAGAATTTGCAACCACATATATTAACCAAACCAAAGCTTTCTTTAATATCATAGATGTTTTTAGATCACGTGAATTAGTCAATGCAAACAACTAA
- a CDS encoding phosphoadenosine phosphosulfate reductase domain-containing protein, which yields MLDNTIDISYWNKKLRHKTPQEIITWALALTDKKIVTTSFGVYSAVLLSTISKQDNAIKVVWCDTLYNTPETYEHAKNLISTFNLNVEKYEPLLSKSVIDTTIGIPEVTSPKHAEFTEVVKLEPFRRALAEQSPELWFTNIRVRQTEYRKSKDILSWSKDDVLKVSPFYYWTDEDLDAYIVEQNLPKNQFYFDPTKALQNRECGIHFQ from the coding sequence ATGTTGGATAACACAATAGATATTTCATATTGGAATAAAAAATTAAGACACAAAACGCCACAAGAAATCATTACTTGGGCATTGGCCTTAACAGATAAAAAAATAGTAACAACAAGTTTTGGTGTGTATTCAGCAGTACTTTTAAGTACCATTTCAAAACAAGATAATGCTATAAAAGTTGTATGGTGTGATACCTTGTATAATACTCCAGAAACTTACGAACACGCAAAAAATTTAATCAGTACATTCAATTTAAACGTTGAAAAATATGAGCCTTTGTTGAGCAAATCGGTAATTGATACAACTATAGGAATCCCTGAAGTAACCAGTCCAAAACATGCCGAATTTACAGAAGTTGTAAAGCTAGAGCCTTTTAGAAGAGCTCTAGCGGAGCAATCTCCAGAACTTTGGTTTACTAACATTCGTGTTAGACAAACAGAATACCGAAAATCTAAAGATATTTTAAGTTGGAGTAAGGACGATGTCCTTAAAGTGAGTCCGTTTTACTATTGGACAGACGAAGATTTAGATGCCTATATTGTAGAGCAAAATCTTCCGAAAAACCAATTTTATTTCGACCCAACAAAAGCCTTACAAAACAGAGAGTGTGGAATTCACTTTCAATAA
- a CDS encoding RrF2 family transcriptional regulator, which produces MLSKKTKYGLKALIFLARQENNTPVQISVISKSENISQKFLESILLTLRKIGVLGSKKGKNGGYYLLKDPQDIKMSLVMRTLEGPIAMVPCVSLNFYEKCDDCPDEALCGVHTLMAEVRDQTLDIFNHKSLADLV; this is translated from the coding sequence ATGCTTTCAAAGAAAACCAAATACGGCTTAAAGGCCCTTATATTTTTAGCACGTCAAGAAAATAATACTCCAGTTCAGATCAGTGTGATTTCTAAGAGTGAAAATATTTCTCAAAAATTTTTAGAAAGTATTTTGCTAACACTCAGAAAAATTGGAGTGTTAGGTTCTAAAAAAGGTAAAAATGGAGGGTACTATTTACTAAAAGATCCTCAAGATATTAAAATGTCTTTAGTCATGCGTACCCTAGAAGGACCTATTGCAATGGTGCCATGTGTAAGTCTGAATTTTTATGAAAAATGTGACGATTGCCCAGATGAAGCACTTTGTGGCGTACATACTTTAATGGCTGAAGTCCGCGATCAAACGCTTGATATCTTCAATCACAAGTCGTTAGCAGATCTAGTTTAA